A stretch of Lathyrus oleraceus cultivar Zhongwan6 chromosome 6, CAAS_Psat_ZW6_1.0, whole genome shotgun sequence DNA encodes these proteins:
- the LOC127091414 gene encoding flowering-promoting factor 1-like protein 2: MSGVWVFKNGVFRLVENPQAEASEGRHGKRKMLVHLPTGEVVNSYAFLERILIGLGWERYYDGDPDLYQFHKHSSIDLISLPKDFSKFNSINMYDIVVKTPNVFHVRDK, from the coding sequence atgtcCGGGGTTTGGGTGTTCAAGAACGGCGTGTTTCGGTTAGTCGAGAATCCTCAAGCGGAGGCATCGGAAGGAAGACATGGGAAGAGGAAGATGTTGGTTCACTTGCCGACGGGCGAAGTGGTAAATTCTTATGCTTTTCTTGAGAGAATATTGATTGGTTTAGGTTGGGAGAGGTACTATGACGGAGATCCCGATTTGTACCAATTTCATAAACACTCTTCTATTGACCTAATTTCTCTACCTAAAGATTTCTCCAAGTTCAACTCCATCAATATGTATGATATTGTCGTAAAAACCCCTAATGTATTCCATGTTAGGGACAAATGA